DNA from Candidatus Acidulodesulfobacterium acidiphilum:
ACCATGATTTCCGCAATAAATATGCAGAAATAAATTTACGAAAATCTTTGTAGAAAAAGGTGTCAGATTTTATTTTACGCATACGAAAAGAAACAATGAACGATACAATATATTGCGTAAAATTAATCTGACACCTTTTTCTTTTTTTCTTTAACGCCTTTTTCTTTTTTGCTATACAGGATTAAGGTAAGTTATAAGGCAGACTCAATATAAAAGGGTTTGCGTATTTAGTGTAAACAAAAACGGAATTTCTATCCATATTTTTTAATTCGTCAGGTGAAATTAAAGGATATAAACCTGAAGCTACGGGGGATTCGCCGAAATCTAAGTCATTGATATGTTTTTTTAAAAATTCTTTATGCAATACGTAGCGCTCGCCGGACATTTCGGAATAATATTTGCAGGTTTCCCAGCCGGCATGACCCATAACGATATGGGTTCCGATATTCGACGCAATTAAAGCCGTATCGCCGTAATGTTCCTTTAAAAATGCTATATCCTGAACCGTTATGCATACGCCGGTATTTGTTTTCCTTAAATTTGCAAGTTCCGTATCGAAATCGTTCAAGGTTAAAACAGGAAATTCGTCGAGATAAACGAAAAAACTGCGTCCGGCATCTTTAATTTCGCCGCCGTTTTTGGCGTCATCGACGCTCCTTAAACCGCTTCTTCTGTTTTCGTATATTCCGTTTATAAACATTTGCGTAATAAAAGATATCAGCCTGTCTCCTCCAGAATTTAATTTTTCTTTCGGAATGCCTGCTATAAACAAGGTATCTTCGGCAAAAAAGTCTTCTAAATTAAAACATTCGTTATCTTTATCGTTATTTTTATTCTTATCTTTAGTTTTAAAATATTTTCCGACTTTCGTATCGTTTAAAAAATCTAAATTATTTAATACGTCGGTTATTACTTTTGCCCTTTCGTAAACGGGAAGTTCTAAAAAATTATTAAATAAATTTTTTATTTTCTTTTCGTTTTCTCCTTTAAATTTTACGGTTTCGTTTTCGATAAATTTAACTCCTCTTTCAAAAAACGATTTAACCGTAAAAAGGTCGAAATAACCGCCTTCATATCTGTATTTTAAATAAATAAGAACGGCATAAAACAGGTCTGCAGACCTTCTTGCATAATATTTATGGGCATGGACGTCGCCGCCTTTTATCTCGTTTTTATCGGCATGAAAAAGCATGGAAGCAATATTTAACAGTTTATCGTCTGCTAAAGGTTTGCCGTTTTTATCGGTCAGCGGATTAAAATTTACCGAATCTTCGTAAAATTCCGCATAAGGGTCGAACAATACTGCTCTTTTGCCGGCTTTTTTCCAGTCTTTTTTAACCGCTTCGTATAAATAGGGGCTGTCTATATCTACCGCAAAAACCGATATACCGGATGACGAAGCATCGGAAATAATTCCGGGGATTATATAGTTGGAAGTTTTTCCTCCTCCGGTCGGCGAAACTATTAACATGTGTTCGTATCTTTTTTTCTCGTCGAGTCCAATAACGACGTCCGGATATTTTTTACCGCCCGTTCCCGCCTTACCTGTTTTACCTGCCGAAGTTTTTAAAATACCCAGGTCGAAAGATTTTTCTTCTTTTGAAAAGTTTTTTATTTCATCGTTTTTGGCAGAAGCAACTCCGTTTATTTCGTTTTTTAAACTTTTTATTTTATTTATCGTAAAGTATAATATGAAAAAAATAAAAACCGACAGTAAAATATATTCTATCGTTAACGTAAATCCGGATACGGTATTTAAAAACAGCGTCAAAATTATGGCGGTAATTAAAGATACTAAATATAACACAATAATATAAGAAAGTTTTACGTTTTTTAACAAAGCCGGCGATGTAATTCCGCCGCCGACTCTATCGGCAATTTCGCCGCTGTCCGCAATGCGAACGGTAAAATTCTTAACTATTTCGCCGTAGGTAGCGAAACGTCCTACAGCCGCAGGGTGCGATTTTTTTCTAATCATTATAATATATTCAAGAGGCGTTTTTTGTAAAATTGTATAGTTAAAGAATTAATATTATCTTGATTCTTTTATATGCCTGTATAAATATATAACTATAAGCATTATAACGGCCGCTATAAGAATAATGCCGAATTTTTTAAAATACGGAATGAAAAGGTTAATATTTCGTCCGACTACTAAGCCGAGATAGGCGACGGCAGCGTTATATATAAGCGAGCCTATGACGATATAAACGGCAAATTTTTTGTAATTCATAAGGGAAGCGCCCGGAGGAAAACCGATATAAGTTTTAATAACCGGAAGGCATACGCCGATAAAAACAGTTATAGAACCGTATTTTTTAAACCAGACTTCGGCTTTTTCAAGGTCTTTTTTATTTACCAAGAAATATTTTCCGTATTTTTCTATTATACGCCTTCCACCTTTTTTGCCTATATAATAAAGCAGAGACGAACCGGCCAAAGTTCCAACCGTGGCGCTTAAAACAACG
Protein-coding regions in this window:
- a CDS encoding DedA family protein; translation: MNLNSLNKGYIGVFFSWALAAGLFYPGIIFLMFLESCAIPVSSEVVLMVSGFLSGEGKINFYLVVLSATVGTLAGSSLLYYIGKKGGRRIIEKYGKYFLVNKKDLEKAEVWFKKYGSITVFIGVCLPVIKTYIGFPPGASLMNYKKFAVYIVIGSLIYNAAVAYLGLVVGRNINLFIPYFKKFGIILIAAVIMLIVIYLYRHIKESR